Genomic window (Brevibacterium paucivorans):
CATGGTGATCTGTTGTGGTCATGCGGTTTCACCTCCTTGCGTGCTTCTATTCTATTTGTGTTCGAATGCAAGAGTCAAGGGTTTTGTTCGTTTTGTTTCGATTTATTTTCGAACGAGTGTTCAGTCAAAGAAGCCACACGCGTTCAGTCGGGTACCCAAAAGCATCCCGCTTAAGACACCACAAACGCTCTGCGGTGGCGACGAACGGCGCTGAGTTGTAGTGACGACAAGCGAGCAGACATGAGCACGACGAACGCCCACTTGCGGGCGCGACAAGCGCTCAGTGAAACGCATTCTGCTGTGGACACCGCAGACGACGCTCGCTAGTGGAAGTGATGGTGACGATAGACCAGCGTTGCAAGACATATGCCAGCGCGCGTAGGACACTCGACTCTTACAGCCGATCGCGCTTCACCAGCAACACCCTCATGTAAGCCAAAGGATGTGCACAGTCGTGAGCCGAGTTTAATGCTCAAAAAGTGTGTACAGCAGGGACCTATTGCCCAGGAATCCGTAAGGCAACAGGCGGTTATACATGCTCCACCAACTATGCCGCGCACCATATCGCGATCAACTCCCCACAGACCCGGCACCTGCTACGGAAATCCCGGGAACACACGCGCATCACCCCAAGCATGACGGCGCAGAACGAGCAAAACTGCGCAATATAATGTGCTGCATCACTCACTTTGCGTTGTCTGGACATGAAATTCCTGGGCAGGTTTATCAGGCAGCAGGTGAAGAAAAACGGAAACCCAGGTGCCACCTCGGCGCACAAAAAAAGAGGGCAGGCAACCTCGCGGTCACCTGCCCCTTTACGCTGTGCGGCTTAACCCGACGTAATGAAACCTAGCGCAGTTACAAAAACACTTAGCGTCGCATCACGAAACTTAGCGTGGCGCCATGCGGATAGCACCGTCAAGGCGAATCACTTCACCGTTAAGCATGCGGTTCTCCACGATGTGCGTCACCAGGTTGGCATATTCGCTCGGCTGACCCAGACGCTGCGGGAACGGCACCTGCTTGCCCAGCGACTCCTGTGCCGCTTCAGGCAATCCCGCCAACATTGGGGTGAGGAACAACCCAGGCGCGATCGTGACAACACGGATCCCCACGCTCGCCAAGTCACGCGCGATAGGCAGAGTGATCCCAGCAACCCCTCCCTTAGAAGCAGAGTACGCAGCCTGACCTATCTGGCCCTCGAACGCCGCAACCGACGCGGTGTTCACAATCACGCCACGCTCACCGTCTTCGCCCGGCTCATTCTGCGACATAGCCCAGGACGCCAAGCGAATCGCGTTGAACGTACCAATGAGGTTGACGTTCACGACCTTAGCGAACGACTCAAGATCGTGCGGCCCCTTAGAACTCACGGTTTTCTGCGCGGTTCCGATCCCAGCACAGTTGACCAGCCCTGCCAGGGTTCCGTCAGCGTTGGCTTTGTCTACCAGGGCTGACACACTGTCGGGGCTCGTCACGTCGGTTTCGACAAACTCGGCGCCCGATGGGGCTTCGCCCTTGAGGTCGGCGATGAACACGCGAGCGCCTCGCTCGATCAGCGCCTGAGTCGTGGCAGCACCCAGCCCGGAGCCGCCTCCTGTCACAATGAAAGTTTTGTTAGCAAACTGCATGGTGTTTTCCTTTCATAAACTTCTTGGCTGCTGAGATCTGCTGGCCTGCTGACGTATTCGCTACGCCCTACAGCCCACGCGAAATGAGGTCCTTCATAATTTCGTTGGTACCGCCGTAAATCTTCTGGACGCGCGCATCGGCGTACATCCGCGCAATCGGGTATTCGAGCATGTACCCGTATCCACCGAAAATCTGTACACACCGGTCGATCACGCTGTTCTGAATGTCGGTCGCCCAGTACTTACCTGCGGACGCCTGCTCGGTGGTCAGCTTCCCGTCGATGTGCTGAGCAATGAGGTGGTCCACGAAGGTACGTGCCGCGAACGTGTCGGTGGCGCATTCCGCCAGAACAAATTTGGTGTTCTGGAACCCCAGAATCGGGCGCCCAAAAGCTTCACGTTCCTTGGCGTAGTCAATGGTCAAACGCACCGCATACTCAGCCGTGGTCACACCGGTGACGGCCAGCGCCAACCGCTCCTGCGGCAACTGCTGCATCAGGTGGATGAACCCCTTACCTTCAACACCACCCAACAGGTTCTCAGCCGGCACCCGCATGTCCTCAAAGAACAGCTCGCGAGTGTCCTGTCCGCGCTGCCCAACCTTGTCCAGAACGCGACCGCGCGAGAACCCGGGAAGGTCATTCACCTCGGCGACAATGAGCGACAGCCCCTTACCACCCGGCTGGTCGTTGGTACGCGCCACAATAATGACGATATCCGCATGCGTACCGTTCGAAATGAACGTCTTCGCACCGTTGATGACGTACTCGTCGCCGTCCAAAACAGCCTTGGTCTTAACCGCTTGGAGGTCAGAACCAGTGCCCGGCTCTGTCATGGCAATAGCACCAACCAGCTCACCGGACGCCAGGCCCGGTAGCCAGCGCTTCTTCTGCTCTTCCGTTCCAATCGCGTTGATGTAGTGCGCCACAATCGTGGAGTGAACGGCGTATCCCCACGCCGCGTCGCCAATGTACCCCTGCTCCTGCAGCACAACAGCTTCGTGGGCAAATGTTCCACCACCGCCGCCGTACTCTTCCGGAATGGACACACACAGAAGTCCCAGCTCACCGGCTTTGTTCCAGAACTCGCGGTCGATCTTGTGCTTTTCGGCCCAACGCGCCAAGTTGGGCTTCGCTTCCTTCTCCAAGAAGCTCCGCGTGAGGTCACGCAGGTCATCGGTTTCCTCGGTTTCCCACGCACCGCGGTATCCGTCAAGAATCACTGTTGTACTCCTTCATTTGTAAGGGCGAAAGTCGCCAGGTAAAAGTCGCCAGGCGATGGTTGCTCAGCGACCGTCTCAAAGGTGAAATTCTGGGGCCGGAAAGATGAGCTGAAACACGGGCCCGACCTCTCCCCCTCGCCGCCCCCGCGCGCCCCTTACTCACGGGCAATCTTCTCCCTCAGCTTGTGCTTCTGAATCTTCCCGGACGGGTTACGCGGAATGTCTTCAATAATGAGTTCCCGCGGAATCTTGTAGTGCGTCAGCAACGGTTCCGCAAACGCGCGCAACCCTTCAAGCGTGGGGTTCCCACCTTCAGCCGGGGTCACAACCGCCACGACCGTTTCACCGTAGTCCGGGTGTGGACGGGACACCACCGCAATGTCGGTAATCTCTGGGTACGCTGCCAACGCATTTTCCACCTCGGCGGAATACACATTGTGCCCACCGGTGATAATCATGTCTTTCAGGCGGTCAACCAGCGTGATGTAGCCTTCCTCATCAACGTGAGCCAGGTCGCCGGTGTGTACCCACCCGTCGATAACCGTCTGCGCGGTTGCGTCGGGCCTGCGCCAGTATTCCTTCATCATGGACTCACCGCGCATGATCATTTCGCCCACCTCACCAGGGCGAACGTCCTTACCTTCAGCGTCGACCACCCGGACTTCCGTGTTCAAAGTCGCATACCGACCAGACGCTGAAGGCTTAGCCTTGACCTCCTCATGCAGCAGGATGATGCCACCGGGGCCACCTTCGGTCTGGCCGCACAGCTGGATAATCTCGGTCTGTGGCATCACCTCAAACAGGCGCTCCGCCACACTTCCAGGCATAGGTGCCGCTCCGTAGAACGCCACCCGCAAGCTCGACAGATCGAACTTCGCAAGGTTGGGCGACCGCAACATGAACGCAAACATCGTGGGCACCCCGAAGAACACGTTGATCTTCGTTTTGTCGATCTCACTCAGCACCGCCTCGGGGTCGAACCCAGAATGAATTACCTGGTGAGCACCCATCATCAACGCCGGGAAGAACAACAGGTTCAGCGCCGCGGAGTGGTACAGCGGGGCCACGATCAGGTAGCGGTCACGAATCCGCAGCCCCACCCCACCAATGGTGTTCACGCCCACCCACAGCACCCGGTGGTGGTCAAAAAGCGCGCCTTTCGGCTTTCCCGTGGTTCCCGAGGTGTAAATGATGAGGCAGTCATCGTCCTCTTCCAGCCCAAGCTCCACCGGCGTGGCAGGGCGCTGTAACGCCGCCCCGAGGAGGTCGTCACCGAACTCAGTGGCCCCCAGCGACAGCGCGTTGACCTTGGTGGCGGTCTCCGGGTATGCCTCGGCCCAGGCTTTAACCGCAGGCGCGCAGAGCGCGTCGAAGATAATCGAGTGTACGTCCGCGTCGGTGACGAAGTGCTCGATCTCTGCGCCCGCGGACTTAGGGTTGACCGGGGCTACAATAGCGCCCGCCCGCAACCCACCTAGAACCGCGTACGCGAAGACGTCTGAGTTGCCAGCCACAATGACCAGCCGGTCTCCTTTGTTCACGCCTCGCTCAATGAGCTCAGCCGCGAACTGGTCCACACGTTCGTCGAGCTCTTTGTACGTCAACGTGGTGGATTCAAACGTGATGGCCGGCTGGTCCGGGTACGTGTTTGCTGTCCTACGAAGTGCCAGTGGAAGTGTTGCCATGTCGACTCCTTTGTCGGGTTGAATCCTTGTCGGATCAGATATGTTTAGACGGCGATTGGTTCAATAGGCAGGTCGTGGGTGTGCGCGAACTCGACCCAGTGCGCGGTTGGCTGGGACGCAAACGCGGCTTCGAGTTCTTCATGCTCCGACCCCAACTGTTCTGCCAGGGCTTTAGCGAAGTGGGGTTCCAAGCATGCAACCGCAATGTGTCCGTCCTGGGTGGCGTACGTGCGGTATTCCGGCGCGGCACCGCCCAGTCGCGTCCCTGGCCCGGTCAGACCGTGACGGGCTGGCCCGGCCGCCCACTGAGCGGCTTCGTCCAGAACCACTCGCTTGACGACTCCACCCGGCGCATCAGCTCCCCGGTTTTCTTTTTCGCGCAGTCCGGCAAGAGCCTGGAGGGCTGCGTGTTCTCCTCCCAAAACATCGGCGACCGGCACGGTGGGCATAGTGCCTGGAACCAAGGTTTTGTGGGCTGCTTGGTACGTCAGGTCGTGTCCGGGCACGTCAGCGCGGTCGCCTGCGAATCCCACGATTTCAACATGAACCAGCCCGTACTTGTCGACTGTGTCTGGGATGCCCAGCGCATGTGCGGCTTTCGGGCGCATGGCTGTGAGCAGAATATCGGCCTCTTTGGCGAGCTGGTCGAACTGTCGCACACCTCCTGGCGACTTCAAGTTAATGGTCACAACTTCCTGGCCGGCCACAAGCTCCTTGTAGTAATCGCTGACGTACAGGCTCAGGGGGTCGCCAATGGGTGGTTCGACTTTGACGACCCGCGCGCCCAGGCTTGCCAGTCGCGCCGCTGCGAGTGGGCCAGGCAAGTTCACGGCCAAGGTAATGACGGTGACGCCGGAGAGTGGCTGCTGATTCATCCGAGCTCCTCAACAATGTAGAGAACTTTGATTCAATGTATAACTGACTGAACAACTATTCAATAGGTATAGTGGCTGGATTGCACGGAAGGACAGCACAATGGAAACAGCGCCAGACTCACACGGCCACAACAGCGATCTCACTAGCCGGGCACGGATCCGCAACGCTGGCCTTCACCAGTTCGCCACCTCGGGCTTTGCGGGCACGCCCATGCGTGCCATTGCCGCCGAGGCGGGAGTCACCATTGGTCTGATCCCTCACCACTTCGGCTCCAAAGAGGGGCTCAAAGAGGCTGTAGAAAGCTGGATTGTGGAGCAGTTTGCGAACGCGATCGCCAGGGCGGACTCGCAAGCGGGAGGCTCAGTGGCGAGCGCTACGAGCCGTGACGAGTCGGTTGCGGCGATGATGCAGGAGAACCCACTCATCGTTGCGTACTTACGACGTGACCTGCTGGAAGAAGGTGGTGCCCACGCGCTGATCACTCGGCTTGCGCACTTGTCGGGTGAAAGTATCGACTCCTTGCGCGACCATGGGAAGGCTTCGCAGGACCGCAACCGGGTGGAGCAGGTTGTCAACGTGATGGTGAGGCAACTGGGGCAGCTGTTCTTGCAGCCTCTTATTGATCAGATCGTGTTGTCTTTTCCAGAAAAAGATCAGCCAGAAGAGATGCCGGAACTTCACGTCACGGTGACGTCTCACGATTAGTTTGGGCGGTCGATCCGCAGTCACACGTGTGTGGTGCGGAATGGTGGACCGATACAACCAGGAGTTTTAGGGCATAAAAAAGTGGGCCCCGTGGGGATCGAACCCACGACCCACGGATTAAAAGTCCGTTGCTCTACCAACTGAGCTAGAGGCCCACGCGTTTTAAACGCTCCTATAGTGTACGGGTTTTGCCTCTCCTTGCCAAAAGCTCTTGCCAAAGCTCGTGCCACACCCGCACCAAAACGTTCGCCCGGCGACACTAAACCAGCACCACCGGGCAAACAACAGCGTGACTTCCCATCACGCAAAAGCCAACTTATTTACGCGCTGCGACTTCCTTCACACGTCCGCCCAGCGACATCATCAAGCTCACCAGGCCGAACGTCAACAAGATGTGACCCAGCCCAGCTATTCCAGCCGTCATGCCATTGCTGCTTGAACCACCCAAAGCCATGATGCCGTGTACCACCATCATGGTGATGGTCACCGCCATGCCCGCGTTGTACGTCCAGAAGAAGGTAGAAAACGTCGTCGATGACGACAGGTCAAACACCTTGTCCAATACCAGAACAATCAGCATGAAAAGGAAACCAAGCGCCAACAAGTGAGTGTGCAGAGTACTCAACTGGGTGTACTGCCCCTGCTCAAACCCAACAATCTTGGTGTACTCGCGATAAAACACACCGGAAGCCAGTCCAAGAATCAAGTACGTCAGAGCCGCGTAATACAACTTCCTCATTTTGTTCCCCACTCTCTAAAGATAATTTCCGTTATCTCTATTCAGCCAGAAACCGGCCCCACATACAGCACCCAACTGGTTGAACATGGCATCAACCTTTCGGTTGATTACGCATTCGCGTGCGGGTACTGCTCAAACACTGCGCGCACCTTGTTCTCTCGCGCTTCAGACATGACTCCAAAAGGCTCAAGCACCAACGACCGCTTGCCCTTCTGCCCCTTGCGACGCCAATAACCAACCACCTGGCTTCCAGCCACAACAGCTGATCGGAAAACACCGTTATTTCCAGGCACTAATGTTGCGTGATGTTTAGCAGGAACGATGTACGTGCGGTCGGGATACCCCAAGATCATCTCGTCAAACGGCGGTAACAACTGCGGGCGGTCCGTCACACGCCCCACCTGGGCAACCACCTCGGGAAGGTCCGGGGCACACAGAAGCGCATCCCCTGACTCATCAGTCCCCCACTCCTCCACAGAAGACTCAATATCGCGCGCGGCCGCACGAATCAGCGTCAACGGAAGCTTGGTCCACCACTGAAAATCACGCAATGTGACCGGCCCGCGCGACAACACATAACGACGCAAAAGCTCAGCCGTGGCAGCCTGCCGGTCGTCATTAAACGCAACAGCCAAGCGGCTACCATCCGGCAACCACTCACTCGACAAAACCACACGGTTCTCCACCGGACCGTCCTCGGTTAACGGCCCATACGTCACGAACATCGTTGACAGAAAATGCTTGAGCAAGTGATACGAACACCCGCCTTCCGTAGGCACGCCCGCAGCCGCCCACGCCTCAAACACCTGCGCACGCGTCGCGCCTTCCGGTCCCGCGCACTCACGTTCAAGAACGCCTCGCGCCACAGAAAAGTGTTCGTCCTCAATTCCCAACCGCGGACTGTTCTTGCGCGCCTGCTTCACCGCTGGGCCCGCGCACAGCTCAGTCATCCACCACAGGTCCTCAGCAGAGGTCACGAATACCGTCCCCCTCATGGGGTACCCACGCACCAACCGGCCACGTGAAAACGCTTCGCGGGTCCTCTCAAGTGCCACACTCGCCTCAACGCCGGACCCCGCATGCATCACACGCAACGCCACCGACGACAAAGCCCCCGGCAAATCCTGCCCCTGGAGGGCCCCGAGCCCGGTCGCTACCGCCTCGGGAGTCTCAAATGACGAACGACGCCCGCCCGGCGCAGGGCACATACCCTGCGCCACCAGGCGGGCGCGCACCAACGGCTTATCGACCATGGCGACTACAACCGATCCAACGACAACGGCACAGACTACAACCGAGCGTCCGGGCGGTACGTGCGCGGAGTGTCATCGCGCACCTGCGGTTCATCGTCAGACGCGGACGAACCAGACGACGAAGCAGCCCCGTCTACGACCTCGCCCTCAATAACGTCGCCCTGGCCGTCCTTCTTCTTTTTGGTGACCTTCAGCAGTTGCTTCAACCCACCCATGATGTCCGTGTCGCGCTTTGGGCTACTCACTTTTGGCTCCAATTCAGGTTCAAACACTGCAGGTGCAGGCCCAAACGCGTGCTGAGCGTTTTCAATCACAATGCCCGCCATCTTCCGGTTAACCGCGGCCCCAACCACGGCACCGATCCCAAACGGCAAAATCCGCCCAATCAGCGACCCAGCAGACCTCCGCGCGTAACGCTTAAACATGGCCTTCCGCATCTGCTTGGTGAGCATGTCCACCATCTGCGTAGGGATCTGCTTGGTGATCATGGCGCCCCACGCGGCGTCCCGGCGCGGAACGTCCTCGCCCTGCGCTTGCGCAGCGACCTTCTTGACCATGTCCTTACCGTCGTTCCCCAGCATGAGGCCCATAATCAGCGCATTCGCACGAGCTGGATCTTCGACCGGCAGGTTGTGAAGCTCTGCAATCGACTGGGCGTACAGCGCGGAACCTTCCAAGAACGCACCTGTTTCAATGGCCGCGACACCTAGTGCCGCGCCTGTTCCCAGCCCTGGGATCACGGCAGTTGCACCTGTGGCGGCACCCCCACCTGTCACCAGGTTCTTGTAGTGGTCAGCCAAAATGTCGGCCATCTGAGCCGGAGTCGCGTGGGGGTGACGGCGACGGACGCTACGGACGTAGGCCAAAACAATGGGACGCTGAACGCTCAACAGTTTGCTAATGGCCTTGGCAGCCATGGGGTTGACCGTTCCGTCCTTTTGAACGAGTTTGTCGGCAAGTTTGCCTGCACCGTGAGTGACGCGTGAGTTTGCCATTCCATTCCTTCCCGCGAATGCGTGTTCGTTAAGAAGCTTACGGATCGTTGGTGAATGTGTCCTGAACATCCAGGTCACCACTTGAGGCAACCATGACAAAACACGCACGCATGCACATTTATTCCACGGGTGGCGAAACTGCCTTCCCTGCCGTCCGTCACTGATCGCACCAAGCACCCACCCCACCGGCCACACACCCACCCAAACCTGCTCCCCACCACGTCCTACACTGGGCGCGTGGGAGATTTTCATAAGCCAGTCATGCGCCCGGACCTTGACGGGTACTCAGAGGCCCCGGGCCCTGCCCAGAAGGCCGAAGCCGCGCACAACCTCGCGCACCTTCTCATCCACGACCCATCCGTCCCCCGCGATCAGGCCGCCACCGACCGCTTCGTTGCTTTAGAGCAGGAGTTCGGGCTCGAAACGCTCGCCGAACTGTGGAGCAGCGCCCCTGCCGTGTCTCTCCCCGGCGCGCTGTATCGCCTGTACGCGCTGCACAGTTGGATCACGCGCCGGCCGGACGAGGCATCCGGCTGGTTTTCTGCTGGTCGGTCAACGTCCCCCGCCGAGGTCGTCGCCGGTGTCGCTGACCCGCCGGGTCCGCGTGAGGTTGCGACGATGGCTAGGGAGATCCTCTCCGGTGCATTCCACGGTGACTTTGCCCACGCATGCGACCGGGCCGCCGCGTTTGTGTTTGTCGCTGCCCGAGGTCGTGCCACCGAAGACGGCCCCGGCCTTGCCGAGTTCCACCGCATGGGTGAGGACCTGCGTGCGTCCGCTCGCCTGTATCGCGAGGGCAACCTGGCATAGCGGGCGCCGCCTGTCCGGCCAGAGCCGCCCCACCCCACCAAAGCCAGCCCCCGCCTCGGGTTCGTTACAATGGTCGCGGGTGCCGGTCCGCTGAAGCCCCGGGCTCCAACTTTTGCCGCTACGAGCGGCCTTTCGCCGAGAGGCGCTCTCGGATCGGCACCCGTCGTATCGATATAAGCCAGAGGTCGCCATGAGTCTTCGTCGTTTATCAAATGATGATGCTATTTACGAGCTGCTACACAAGATAGCGGTCACTGTACGCGACGGAAATCTAGCGCTGGCTGAACTGTCCGGCATTCCCGCGGGCAAGCGGCGTGAGGCTCTGAGCCGCATGAACGAACTCACCCAGGCGGCAGACGACCACGCCGGCGCCGTCAAGCGTCAGCTCCGCGAAAACTACCTGACACGGTTCGACCGCCGGCTCATTTACCGGTTATCTGAAGCGTTGCGCGACGTTGTTCACCGGCAGGACGCGGTCGGCTTCGCCATGACTTCTTCTGCCTTCGACGAACTCCCCGTGGGCGTCCTCGAAATGCTGGCCCTACTGTCCAACCAGGCTGACAACACGTTACGCATGACCCAGCGCCTACGCGCCAAACCCGATCAGTGGGAGTACGTCGACACCATCGAAACGCTTCACTTGCGGGCCGTCACGTTGCAACAGCAGGTGACCGACGTCGTTCCTGGCGCGCGCGTGGGCCTGACGTTCTTGGCAGCCGCCACCTCTTTAGGTGCCGCGTTCATTCGTGCCTCCGACGGGTATAAGTCGGTCGCTGCGGTGGTCGCGGAAATCGCTTTGGACGAGTCCTAGGGGCGCACAAGCTTTGACCTTCGCACCACTCTCGTCGGCACCACTCTTGTCAGCACCACCCATCAGCGAGGCCCCATGGATCTAGCAACTCTGTGCGTCCTGCTCTTGGGCATTTCGTTCGCGTTTTTTAACGGTTTCCATGACGCCGGTATCACCGTGGGAAACATCGTGGCCACGCACGGTTTAAATCCACGTGTTGCACTGGCCATGGCAACGGGCTTCAACTTTGTTGGCGCGCTTTTGGGCCAAGGAATCGCCACCGTAATTGCCACCGAGGTCGCAAACTTCCACCACTCCAGCACCCAGCTGTTAGCAGTTTTGGGCGGGGGTCTGGCAGGAGCCCTGTTAGTGAACGTCGCCACGTATTTCATGGCCGTTCCGATCGCTTCGACTCACGTTCTCATGGGTGGTTTGGTTGGCGCGTGGCTGGTTGTCGGGTGGGACGACCGCCCGTCCATCATGTTCGACGAAACCATCGCTTCAATCTTCATCATGCCAATCGCGGCTCTTTTCGCCTCGATCGTCCTCACCCGCATTGCCCTGCGCGTGGTGGCCAGTTATCCGCCCAAGCCGTTGTTCAAGCGTTGCCGCCAAATGAACAGTGTCATGGTGGCTGGGCTGTCGTTGGCTCACGGGTCCCAGGATGCGCAAAAGGTTGGCGCTGTCATGGGGCTTGTGTGGGTTTCGGGTGTGCATCCCGGCGCCGAGGTCGTTATGGACGACCGTCCATGGGTCCTCATCGTGTTGACGGCTGCGGCTTTGGCCTCAGGCACGTGGTTTTCTGGCTGGCGGGTAGCTCGCACGGTGTCAGTGTCGATGGTGCGGTTGGATCCGGTGACGTCGGTTATTTCGAACGCGACGTCCGCTATTTTCCTTGGTTTGGCAGCTTTCGTTTTCCGTATTCCTGCGTCGATGAGTTTTGTGGTCGTCGCTTCAAACTTAGGAACCGCGCGGAGACGTCAGGACATTCGCGTGCGCCCGTTACTGAAGGTGTTAGCGGCCTGGATTTTGGGCATTCCAGCGGCTTCGTGTGTGGCTGCGTTGTTCACGCTGCCTCTCCTCATGCTGACGTAGCTCAGAAACCCATGTAGCGCCCTGGTCGGTGGTTAAACGCCAGGACCAGGTTGAGGATGACCGCGCCACCAGCTGACAGCAAAACGATGTACCACGGGGTCACGAAGAGCGACGCCAACACAATGAGTACGTCAAAGGACATTTGGAAATACCCTGCACTGATGCCGGCGCGTTCTTGCACAATGAGCGCCAGGATGTTGACGCCGCCCAGGCTGGCTTTGTGCCTAAACAGAATGAGCAGCCCCACACCTGCTAGCAGGTTTCCGCAGATTACGCCGTAAACGGGGTGAACGTGTACGTTCATCACCAGCAGGTGGAAGTCGGTGAGGACACCTACGGCAACCACGCACAAGATGGTGCGGATCGTGAAGTTCCACCCCTTTTTCCAAATCGCCAAGATGAAGAAGGGAACGTTGACCAACGGGAACAGCCAGGCGACAGGAAGGGGCACCAGGTAGCTGACCAACAGCGATAACCCTGCGGTCCCACCTGTTACAGCTCCCGCGGTTTTCAGGAAGAAGAGCCCCATGGATGCGACAAAACATCCCGTGATGAGCCCCATGAGGTCTTCGGCCCACGAGTGCTTGAGCTTAAGTTTTTCTGCTTCGTTCTGTGCCACTGATTCTGCCACCGCTACCTCCGCGATCGATCTTCTCACAGAGTGAGCACACGTGCGCAACACTCCAAGAAAGGTTCCTGATCCATACGGGAACTGACCCGTGTACATATAAAGTGGAGGCATGCGCATTGCACTGTTTGCCACGTGTATTGTCGACGCGATGTACCCCGAAGTCGCGCGCGACACCGTCGAGATCCTGGAGCGTTTGGGCCACACGGTCACGTTCCCGCAGGGGCAGGTGTGTTGCGGTCAGATGCACATCAACTCTGGAAAATTTGACCAAGCAGCACCGGTTGTACGCAATCACGTCAACGCTTTTGAAGACGCGAGTTTTGACTACGCCGTAGCTCCGTCAGGTTCGTGTGTGGCTTCGCTGTCGCACCAGCACGGCATGATCGCTCAGCACGTTGGAGACCACGATCTAGAAGAGCGCGCCGCCCAGGTTGCTTCGCGCACCTTTGAGCTGGCTCAGTTCTTAACGGACATTGCCAAGATCGACAACGCGGCCGAACAACTGGGGAGCTACTTCCCGCACACCGTTGCGTACCACCCGTCGTGCCACGGAATGCGTCTTTTGCGGCTGGGCGACCGCCAGAAAAAACTGCTGGAGACTGTAGAAGGCACCACAGTCGTTTCGCCTTCTAACTGGGATACATGCTGCGGGTTTGGCGGAACCTTCTCAGTAAAGAACCCGCAGGTCAGCTCAGCAATGTTGGGCGACAAGGTCGATGCGCTCATCAACACGGGCGCCGACGTGTGTACCGGTGGTGACGCCAGTTGCCTCATGCACATCGGTGGTGGATTGTCCCGCACACGCGAACTTAAACCGCAAGATGCGCACATCCCGCCTACTGTTCACTTGGCTCGTATTTTGGCATCGACAAAAGAACGACCCCTCACGCTGACGGGAGGATCAGTCCGATGAGCACGTTTCTAGGAATTCCACGCCGTCGAACCACTAACCCGCGTCTATCGCGCGCTGTTCCCGGAACGGGAAACATTGTGGAGAAAACCCCGTTCCCCACACTGGCTGAACACGAAATGAGTAACGTTCAGCTTCGGTCGAACCTGTCTAAAGCCACCACGACGATCCGCACCAAGCGTGCGGAACGCGTTGCAGAGATGCCTCACTGGGAGGACCTGCGAACCCAGGGCCACGACGTCAAGACGTATGTCATGGAGCACCTGCCGGAACTGCTCGTTCAGTTCGAAGAAGCGGTGAAGCAGCGTGGTGGCCACGTCCACTGGGCCGCTGATGCTGGCGAAGCCAATGCGATCGTTGAGAAACTCGCCCGCGAACACGCCCCCGTTCTTCCGTCCGGTAGGCGTGAGGTCATCAAGGTGAAGTCCATGGCCACTCAGGAAATCGGGCTGAATGAGCACCTGGAATCGCGCGGAATCGACGCGCTGGAAACTGACTTGGCAGAACTGATT
Coding sequences:
- a CDS encoding DUF47 domain-containing protein encodes the protein MSLRRLSNDDAIYELLHKIAVTVRDGNLALAELSGIPAGKRREALSRMNELTQAADDHAGAVKRQLRENYLTRFDRRLIYRLSEALRDVVHRQDAVGFAMTSSAFDELPVGVLEMLALLSNQADNTLRMTQRLRAKPDQWEYVDTIETLHLRAVTLQQQVTDVVPGARVGLTFLAAATSLGAAFIRASDGYKSVAAVVAEIALDES
- a CDS encoding (Fe-S)-binding protein; the encoded protein is MRIALFATCIVDAMYPEVARDTVEILERLGHTVTFPQGQVCCGQMHINSGKFDQAAPVVRNHVNAFEDASFDYAVAPSGSCVASLSHQHGMIAQHVGDHDLEERAAQVASRTFELAQFLTDIAKIDNAAEQLGSYFPHTVAYHPSCHGMRLLRLGDRQKKLLETVEGTTVVSPSNWDTCCGFGGTFSVKNPQVSSAMLGDKVDALINTGADVCTGGDASCLMHIGGGLSRTRELKPQDAHIPPTVHLARILASTKERPLTLTGGSVR
- a CDS encoding winged helix DNA-binding domain-containing protein, which gives rise to MVDKPLVRARLVAQGMCPAPGGRRSSFETPEAVATGLGALQGQDLPGALSSVALRVMHAGSGVEASVALERTREAFSRGRLVRGYPMRGTVFVTSAEDLWWMTELCAGPAVKQARKNSPRLGIEDEHFSVARGVLERECAGPEGATRAQVFEAWAAAGVPTEGGCSYHLLKHFLSTMFVTYGPLTEDGPVENRVVLSSEWLPDGSRLAVAFNDDRQAATAELLRRYVLSRGPVTLRDFQWWTKLPLTLIRAAARDIESSVEEWGTDESGDALLCAPDLPEVVAQVGRVTDRPQLLPPFDEMILGYPDRTYIVPAKHHATLVPGNNGVFRSAVVAGSQVVGYWRRKGQKGKRSLVLEPFGVMSEARENKVRAVFEQYPHANA
- a CDS encoding YitT family protein produces the protein MRRSIAEVAVAESVAQNEAEKLKLKHSWAEDLMGLITGCFVASMGLFFLKTAGAVTGGTAGLSLLVSYLVPLPVAWLFPLVNVPFFILAIWKKGWNFTIRTILCVVAVGVLTDFHLLVMNVHVHPVYGVICGNLLAGVGLLILFRHKASLGGVNILALIVQERAGISAGYFQMSFDVLIVLASLFVTPWYIVLLSAGGAVILNLVLAFNHRPGRYMGF
- a CDS encoding inorganic phosphate transporter, whose product is MDLATLCVLLLGISFAFFNGFHDAGITVGNIVATHGLNPRVALAMATGFNFVGALLGQGIATVIATEVANFHHSSTQLLAVLGGGLAGALLVNVATYFMAVPIASTHVLMGGLVGAWLVVGWDDRPSIMFDETIASIFIMPIAALFASIVLTRIALRVVASYPPKPLFKRCRQMNSVMVAGLSLAHGSQDAQKVGAVMGLVWVSGVHPGAEVVMDDRPWVLIVLTAAALASGTWFSGWRVARTVSVSMVRLDPVTSVISNATSAIFLGLAAFVFRIPASMSFVVVASNLGTARRRQDIRVRPLLKVLAAWILGIPAASCVAALFTLPLLMLT